Part of the Streptomyces sp. NBC_01353 genome, CGGACGCTGCGCCGGATCGAGGCGGTGCTCGCCTGCCGGGAGGCGCTGGACCGCAATGTGGCGCCGCTGCTCGCGGTGGAGGCGATGACGATGGCACTGCGCGCCTGAGTACGGGGCGATTGGACACGGTCCGTACTCGTACGGATACGCTCCGCTCCATGGACTCCAGGCGTTTGCTCCGTACGTCCGCCACGGCCCTCGCGGCCGCCGGGCTGATCCTCTCCGGCTGCGCGGGCGGCAGCGACGCCGCCGCGCCCGCGACTCCGTCTTCGGCGGGGGCGCCCGCCCCGACGTCCGACGCGGCCCTGCAGAGCTACTACGCGCAGAAGCTCACCTGGCGCGACTGCGGAGTGCCGACCTTCCAGTGCGCCTCGCTGCGCGTGCCGCTCGACTACGCGAAGCCGGCGGCCGGGGACATCGAACTGGCCGTCTCCCGGGTCGCGGCCACCGGCCCCGGCAAGCGCGTCGGCTCGCTCCTGGTCAACCCCGGCGGCCCCGGCGGCTCCGCCGTCGGATACCTCCAGGGGTACGCGGGCATCGGCTACCCGGTCCCCGTCCGCGCCCGCTACGACATGGTCGCCGTCGACCCGCGCGGGGTGGCGCGCAGCGCTCCCGTCGAGTGTCTGACGGGCCCGCAGATGGACGACTACACGCAGGTCGACCAGACCCCCGACGACCTCGCCGAGACCCATGCGCTCGCCGCCTCCTTCAAGGGCTTCGCGGCGGGCTGCGCGAAGCGCTCGGGGAAGGTCCTGCCGCGCGTCTCCACGGTGGAGACCGCCCGGGACATGGACATCCTTCGGGAGGCGCTCGGCGACAAGAAGCTGAACTATGTCGGGGCCTCGTACGGCACGTTCCTCGGCGCCACCTACGCCGAGCTGTTCCCCTCCCGCGCCGGACGGCTGGTCCTCGACGGGGCGATGGACCCGTCGCTGCCCGCGATCGACCTCAACCGCGACCAGACCGCCGGTTTCGAGACCGCCTTCCGGGCGTTCGCGGCCGACTGCGTCAAGCAGGCGGACTGCCCGCTCGGCACCGCGTCCGTCGCCGCGGCCGGCAACAGGCTGAAGGCTTTCTTCCGAGACGTCGACGCCCGGCCCGTGCCGACCGGCGAGAGCCGCCGGCTGGGGGAGTCCCTGGCGACGACCGGGGTGATCGCCGCGATGTACGACGAGGCGGCCTGGCCGCAGCTGCGCGACGCGCTGACCCAGGCGATCGGCGGCGAGGGTGCGGGCCTGCTGGCGCTGGCCGACGCCTACTACGAGCGCGAGGCGGACGGCTCGTACGCGAACCTGATGTCCGCCAACGCGGCCGTGAACTGCCTGGACCTCCCGGCGGCCTTCGGCGGACCGGCCGACGCCGAGAAGGCTGTGCCGTCCTTCGAGAAGGCGTCCCCCGTCTTCGGCAAGGGCCTCGCCTGGGCGGCACTGAACTGCACCTACTGGCCGACCCCGGCGACCGGCCGCCCCCACCGCATCACCGCCGAGGGCGCGCCCCCGATCGTCGTCGTCGGCACCACCCGCGACCCGGCGACCCCCTACAAGTGGGCCGAGTCCCTGGCGTCCCAGCTCAGCTCCGGAAACCTGCTGACGTACGAGGGCGACGGCCACACGGCGTACGGCCGGGGCAGCGACTGCATCGACACCGCGATCAACACCTACCTGCTGGAGGGCACGGTCCCGAAGGACGGCAAGCGCTGCACGTGAGGGGTGGCGTGGGCCACGTGGAGGGTGGTCAGGAGCACCCCTCGAAACTGTGTAGACTTGGCGAGGCCGCTGCACCCACCATGGGAACGCACGGCATGCCGCCTTAGCTCAGTTGGCCAGAGCAACGCACTCGTAATGCGTAGGTCTCGGGTTCGAATCCCGAAGGCGGCTCGGATCAGCCCCAGGACTCACTCGCCGTGACCTGGGGCTTTTTCATGCCCCGATGTGTCGGGCGCGGGAGTGCGACGGTCCTGTCGCCCTCGTGCGTGCCCCTTGCGTGCCCATGGGTGCGCGACCGCTCCCGGTCGGGCCGCTCAACGCCCGTTCGGGGGTTGCTGCGTTCGGCGGGCGCGTTCCCACTTCACTGCGGTAAGTGACTGACTGTTACGCAAAGTGATTGGCCTTGATCGTTTCGGCATGTTCATCTCAGGCCCATGCGTCCACCAACCAGGTTCGCCCTCGCGGCGGCAGTCTCCGCCGCAGTGGCGATCGCCGGGCCCCTGTCGGCCTCGGCCCACTCCGCGCCCTCCCCCTCGGGCGGCCCCACCTATGTCGGCGGCACCGTCGCCGGCAAGCGGTACGGAGTGGCGCGCGAGGCCGCCCTGGTCGGTGTCCGTGTCCTGAACTGCCAGGGCGCGGGCTCCTGGTCGGGCATCATCGCCGGTATGGACCGGGTGGCGCAGAACGCCGTCCAGCCGGCCGTCCTCAACGGCTCGCTCGGCGGCCCCCGCAACACCGCCGTCAACAACGCCGCCACCGCCCTGGCCGCCCGGGGCGTCCTGCCCGTGTTCGCCGCGGGCAACGACGCCATCGACGCCTGCAACGTCTCGCCCGCCGGCGCCGCCGACGTGCTGACGGTCGGCGCCACGAACCACCTGGACGAGGAGACGGACTTCTCGAACTTCGGTGCGTGCCTCGACCTCTACGCTCCCGGCGCGGCCATCCTCTCCGCCAAGCTCGGCGGCGACAGCATCGCACTGAACGGCACGTCCATGGCCGCCCCGCACGTGGCCGGTGTCGCCGCCCTCGCCAGGGCCCAGAGCCCGTCGGCCGGCCCGGCGGCCATCGCGACCTGGATCACCGATCACACCGCCAAGGGCGAACTGGCCGTCTCGGGGGGCTCCCCGAACCGACTGCTCCAGGCCGGCGGGCTGTAGCACCGTCAGCCGGCAGCGTCGGCCCTGCCGGTTCCACCGGTCGGGCCGACGGCGTGTGTTGGGGCGGACCCGTCGCGAAAGTCCAGGTCAGGCATCTTCACAGGGTCATCACTCGAACGGTTGTCGAAGTCGCCTACACTCCCGCAGGCCATGTGCATGGCAATTACACGGGAGGAATGCGTGAAGAGGAGTTTCAAGACGAGGGCGGTGTTGTCCATCATGGCGACCCTCGCCGCGTCGCTGCTGACGGCAGCACCCGCACAGGCCGTCGATGACCCCGGCCTCGCGCTGGGCAACTTCGAGCTCCGCCAGATCGGCAACCGGGCCGAGCTGCAGGGCCGGGTCGACAAGCTGAACGCCGACCTGCCCAACATAGGTGTGAACTCGATCCTGAAGGCGGACGCCCGTCAGGGCACGTGGAGTTCGGGCGTCTGCAACGCGGCGGCCGTCGAGGCCGGCACGAAGCCGGAGAACCTCACCCGGAGCTTCTGCTTCGACGACGCCGACAACGGCAACGCGAACTCCGAGTGGTGGCCGCAGGGCGTCACCGGCGTCGCCGACGCCGACGAGGACCAGACCTGGGGCGATCCCGAAGCCGGGTGGAATCCCGCGGATCACAAGCCGATGATGGTCACCTGGTACAACAAGGACGACTGGAACGGCGACAAGAAGCCCGATGACGCGGACGCCGACGGGCTGAACACCGAACGCAAGGGCGTTCGGGTCTCCTTCATCGATTCCAGCACCGGGAAGTACGCCCACGTCCTGCTGGTGTACCCGTTCATCAACGCCTCGGGCAACGCCAGCTACATGAGTGTGCGCACCTCGCAGCACTACTCGTCGAGTCAGTACAACTACGGCTCGCTGCACGCCGGCGGCATCGTCTGGTACGGCTACTACCTGTACGTGGCCGACACCAACCGCGGATTCCGCGTCTTCGACCTGCGCAACATCATCGACCTCGGTGCCCTGCCCGCGGACAAGTGGGGTACGTCCAAGACCGCCATCGGCAGGCAGGACGGCGTCTACCACGCCCACGGCTACCGCTACATCCTTCCGCAGAGCGACGGATGGACCAACACCGCCTGCGACACGGTCGAGCCGCCGCCGGGCACTCCCTGCGACATGCAGGACAACGACAAGACGTGCCAGGCCAACGACGTCACACCGAAGACCAGCTACGCCGGCCTCGACCGCAGCTCCAGCGTCCGCCACATCACCACCGGCGAATGGTGCGAGAAGGCGCAGGTCACGGACGCGTACACGACCGGCAGGGTCATCCGTCGGCCGATGAACGACAGTGGGGGAACGCCGAAACTGGACGCCAATGGCTATTGGGCGGCCGACGAGGCCTACCGCATTCCCTACAACACGTCGTACACCGACAACGGCGGGATCCAGGGCGCCGCGGTCATCAACGGCACGTACTACCTCAGCCAGAGCCGAGGTTCGTCGAACGGCCGGTTGATCGTCGCCAGGCCCGACACCAGCACCGGACGCCTCGTCGAGTCGTCCCCCCGCCGGGTGTCCGCGATCGGGGTCGAGGACCTCTCCGTCTGGCCCGGTTCACCGAACCAACTCTGGACGGTCACCGAACACCCCGGCCAGCGCATGCTGTTCAGCGTCACGCCATAACCGTGTGACCTGGTGAGCAGCGCCCGGGACGGCTTCGGCCGGCTCGGGCGCTGCTTCGTTTCCCTGTTCCGCCGGCTGCCTTGCGCCGGCGTCCCCGTACGTCGTCAGCCCGTCGGCTGCTCGCGTTCCTGCTGGGCCAGCAGGTAGCCCGCCTGGAAGCGGCTCTCGGCGCCCAGGGCCGCCATCACGTCGGCGACGTGGCGGCGGCAGCTGCGGACCGAGAGGCCCAGGCGGCGGGCGATCGCGGCGTCGGTCAGGCCCTCCGTGAGGAGGCGGACGATCGTCTGCTTGAGTTCGTCGGAGATGTCCATGATCGTCTGGCGGTCCCATTCGGTCTCGAACGGGAGCGCCTCCAGCCAGAGTCGTTCGTACGCGCCGACCATGAACGAGACCACGTGGGGTTCACGGATCAGGACCGCCGCGTTCGGGTCGTCCGGGACCGGGATGACCGCCGTCGCGCGGTCGAAGACCAGCATCCGCATGAACTCGTCGTCCAGGGTCCGCACCTGGGCGCCCAGCTTGCCGACCCGCTCGACATACGCGCAGGTGCCTGAGGAGAAGCGGGCGGTGTGCTGGTAGAGGATGCGCATCCGGACGCCGCGGCGCAGGAGCTCCTCGTCCCGGGCGACCGCCTCCTCCAGGACCTCGGCGCGCCGGCCACCGCCCGGCTGCGCCGTCATGACCTCGCTCTCGCAGGTGCGGCCCAGTTCGGTGATCGCCTCCCGGACCGCCCGGAGGTCGGTGAGGACCTCCACGTACTCCGCCTGCCGGAGATGTGTCATCTGGGACAGATGCGTCTCGTAGAGCGGCATGAACGCCATCAACTGCTCGCGCGTGCGCTCCATGTGCAGGCGCCTGGCCCGCATCTCGCGCTCCAGCGGGCCCAGGGTGCGCTGGACCGCCTCGTCCGGTGGCACCGGCAGAACCCCGCGCTCCGGCGTGCGGCGCAACAGACCCATGTCGAGCAGGGCCGACACGGCCGACTCCACGCGCGCGAGCGGGAGTTCCAGCTCCTCGGCCAGGTCCGCCGGTCGCGCGGGGAGGTCCGGATCGCGCCCGAGGATCGTCGTGTAGACCCGCGCCGGCGGATCGTCAGGCGCCAAGCCCTCCGGTAGAGCCTCCCCCGGAGGCGCGCCCATGAGGCCGACCGCGAAGCCGCCGCCAGGGCCGCTCGTGAGGCCCTCGGGCCTCTCACTTCCTACTGGTATCGCCACCTTTACCCCCGCTTGTGACAGCGTCCTGTTGCTGCCATGCAGCCTAATGAGCCATGCGGTCCGCCCGATAGTCATGCAATCCCGGATACGTTCATCTCACCGCCCACAAGGTCAAAGCTCACAGAGCTCGTGAAGCACGCGAGCCATGCAAATCCCTTGAAAGCACTCGGACTTACTCATCGCGGAAGAGAGAGCAGACGAATGAAGCGGCGGATCCGCAACACCGTGTACGCCACCCTGATCACCGCCCTCGCGGGCCTGGCCACCGTCACCGGCACGCAGCTTGCCGCCGGCAGCGGAGCCGGTACCGGTACGGAGGACACGGGCTGGGGCGCGCCGGTCGTCAGCGGCACCTACGACACCGGCTGGGGCGCTCCGGTCCCCGGCCCGGAAACGAACGACACCGGCTGGGGATGACCGTATGACGCTGCTCGACTGCACCCTGCGTACCAGCGGGCAGCTCACCGGCGGCGCGCCGTCACCGCAGCTGGTCGCCGACTATCTCGCGGTCTGCGCGCGGCTCGGCATCGACGTGATCGAGCTGGGGTACGTGCGCGATCCCGCCGACCGGACGGCCGGCGCCCCGCTGCCCGACGTCCTCACGGTCACCCACGCCGAACGGTACGGGCCGCGGTTCGCGGTCCTGCTCGACGCTGCCGAACTGCCTGCCGGGGACAGCCCCGCCGCGGCGGCTGCCGACCGGATCGCCGATCGGATCGCCGCCGTCCCACTCCCCGTAGGCCTGGTGCGCGTCGCCGTCCGCTACGACGAGGTGGCGCGCGCCGCCGCCCCGCTGGGACGGCTGCGCGACGCCGGGTTCGGCGTCTGTCTGCTCCTCACCGACATCGACCTCGCCTCCTACCCCGAGCTCGACCGCTGTCTCGCCGAGACGGCTGCGCTCGGACCGCTCGACGCCGTCTTCCTCGTCGACTCGCTCGGCTCGCTCCG contains:
- a CDS encoding alpha/beta hydrolase, which translates into the protein MDSRRLLRTSATALAAAGLILSGCAGGSDAAAPATPSSAGAPAPTSDAALQSYYAQKLTWRDCGVPTFQCASLRVPLDYAKPAAGDIELAVSRVAATGPGKRVGSLLVNPGGPGGSAVGYLQGYAGIGYPVPVRARYDMVAVDPRGVARSAPVECLTGPQMDDYTQVDQTPDDLAETHALAASFKGFAAGCAKRSGKVLPRVSTVETARDMDILREALGDKKLNYVGASYGTFLGATYAELFPSRAGRLVLDGAMDPSLPAIDLNRDQTAGFETAFRAFAADCVKQADCPLGTASVAAAGNRLKAFFRDVDARPVPTGESRRLGESLATTGVIAAMYDEAAWPQLRDALTQAIGGEGAGLLALADAYYEREADGSYANLMSANAAVNCLDLPAAFGGPADAEKAVPSFEKASPVFGKGLAWAALNCTYWPTPATGRPHRITAEGAPPIVVVGTTRDPATPYKWAESLASQLSSGNLLTYEGDGHTAYGRGSDCIDTAINTYLLEGTVPKDGKRCT
- a CDS encoding LuxR C-terminal-related transcriptional regulator, which gives rise to MAPDDPPARVYTTILGRDPDLPARPADLAEELELPLARVESAVSALLDMGLLRRTPERGVLPVPPDEAVQRTLGPLEREMRARRLHMERTREQLMAFMPLYETHLSQMTHLRQAEYVEVLTDLRAVREAITELGRTCESEVMTAQPGGGRRAEVLEEAVARDEELLRRGVRMRILYQHTARFSSGTCAYVERVGKLGAQVRTLDDEFMRMLVFDRATAVIPVPDDPNAAVLIREPHVVSFMVGAYERLWLEALPFETEWDRQTIMDISDELKQTIVRLLTEGLTDAAIARRLGLSVRSCRRHVADVMAALGAESRFQAGYLLAQQEREQPTG